One genomic window of Meiothermus cerbereus DSM 11376 includes the following:
- a CDS encoding SIS domain-containing protein, which translates to MRDLDSQETYLADRFGLAFDLRDLVGSGPVPQARYAPPYGVVGFGEAWWAAQLARDFAQELTATGTQFVLEGGYDFGGAAGAGLYASVSGAEIVRLGFRENVEVEVLAHPLATYRYLRFLLLATGQQAELSRIDQALLLERDRLRPEVSLSKNPAKFLAYSLLERTPMWVVPDRYPGLAPALQQTFARIAKSLSFTPPPSALEFFVTGLEARHEQGDPLAAVLIGDDERKHYAQEILENRVDTIIELPEPEAEGTLAKALCYWYRVAWASYYLALLYAVEPGDWEVLDNLRQAT; encoded by the coding sequence ATGCGCGACCTCGACTCCCAGGAAACCTACCTGGCCGACCGGTTTGGCCTGGCCTTTGATCTGCGCGATCTGGTGGGCAGTGGGCCGGTTCCTCAGGCCAGGTATGCCCCCCCTTATGGGGTGGTGGGTTTTGGTGAGGCCTGGTGGGCGGCGCAGCTGGCGCGCGATTTTGCCCAGGAGCTTACCGCTACTGGGACGCAGTTTGTGCTGGAAGGGGGCTACGACTTCGGCGGCGCGGCTGGGGCTGGGCTTTACGCTTCAGTGAGTGGTGCGGAAATCGTTCGTCTGGGCTTTCGTGAGAACGTCGAGGTGGAGGTGCTGGCGCATCCCCTGGCTACCTACCGCTACCTGCGTTTTTTGCTGCTGGCCACGGGCCAGCAAGCCGAGCTGAGCCGGATAGACCAAGCCTTGCTGCTCGAGCGCGACCGCCTGCGTCCCGAGGTAAGCCTGAGCAAAAACCCCGCCAAGTTTTTGGCCTATTCGCTTTTGGAGCGCACCCCCATGTGGGTGGTTCCAGACCGCTATCCCGGCCTGGCCCCGGCCTTACAGCAAACCTTTGCCCGCATAGCCAAGAGCCTCTCCTTTACCCCCCCGCCTTCGGCCCTGGAGTTCTTCGTGACGGGCCTCGAGGCCCGTCACGAGCAGGGCGACCCCCTTGCTGCGGTTCTGATCGGCGACGACGAGCGCAAGCACTACGCCCAGGAAATTCTGGAAAATCGCGTCGATACCATTATCGAGCTGCCCGAGCCCGAGGCCGAAGGTACCCTGGCTAAAGCCCTGTGCTACTGGTACCGCGTGGCCTGGGCCAGCTACTACCTGGCCTTGTTGTACGCGGTGGAGCCGGGCGACTGGGAGGTGCTGGACAACCTGAGACAGGCCACCTAG